In one Fundulus heteroclitus isolate FHET01 chromosome 3, MU-UCD_Fhet_4.1, whole genome shotgun sequence genomic region, the following are encoded:
- the si:dkey-260g12.1 gene encoding tumor necrosis factor receptor superfamily member 5, with product MGIVQYYLAVLLSAQCVLNSPTGQERTYMEGNIKCFECPAGTFQKSCTQCNPCPPGKYTDDWNRETSCYNCFKDCNPKYHLQVVQNCTSTSPLKCVCEPGFICTEPAQKGNCKHCEKLMDTTASAAVTVNKDKQTSSAQTKPCSSPRCGPAAVRTTPNPKPAHTSPDMAAILVPVVFIGCLALMVLFCIYQPRDETCFRQIIAKLCNEKGPNGKAKESTHQFPRDSFSAKQQTSPLSAANLVHVHNPGTVIFSLLSHVTGQVGQTVPGGKRSERESNGEEDERDCPVYHPTPSPSIHLSEEERTGETEDVFFPSQEQGKDYHVSKEEEL from the exons ATGGGGATTGTGCAATACTACTTAGCTGTACTGTTATCTGCACAGTGTGTGCTCAACTCTCCCacg GGGCAAGAGAGGACCTATATGGAGGGAAACATAAAGTGTTTTGAATGCCCTGCAG GCACGTTTCAGAAGTCTTGTACGCAGTGCAATCCCTGTCCTCCAGGAAAGTACACTGACGATTGGAATCGTGAGACTTCCTGCTATAACTGTTTCAAAGACTGTAATCCAA AGTATCATCTCCAAGTGGTTCAGAACTGCACAAGTACAAGTCCCTTGAAATGTGTCTGTGAGCCTGGTTTCATATGCACAGAGCCGGCTCAGAAAGGGAACTGCAAGCACTGTGAAAAACTAATGGATACAACAG CCTCAGCAGCGGTGACTGtgaacaaagacaaacagactTCCTCAGCTCAAACTAAACCTTGTAGCTCCCCACG GTGTGGCCCTGCTGCTGTCCGGACCACTCCCAATCCCAAACCGG CACACACGAGCCCTGACATGGCAGCCATTTTGGTCCCGGTGGTCTTCATTGGATGCTTGGCCCTCATGGTCCTCTTCTGCATCTATCAGCCCCGAGATGAAACGTGTTTCAGACAAA ttATTGCAAAGCTGTGCAATGAG AAAGGGCCAAATGGAAAGGCAAAGGAGTCGACACATCAGTTCCCCAGAGACTCATTCAGTGCAAAGCAGCAGACGTCGCCACTTTCAGCTGCTAATCTAG TCCACGTCCACAATCCAGGCACAGTCATTTTCAGCTTGCTCAGCCACGTCACCGGTCAAGTTGGGCAGACGGTTCCGGGCGGAAAGAGATCTGAGAGGGAGAGCAATGGAGAAGAAGACGAGAGAGACTGTCCTGTGTATCATCCCACACCTTCTCCAAGTATTCACCTCTCTGAAGAAGAGAGGACCGGtgagacagaggacgttttctTCCCCTCCCAGGAGCAGGGGAAAGATTATCACGTATCgaaggaagaggagctgtgA
- the cd27 gene encoding tumor necrosis factor receptor superfamily member 23: MLPLCYLTVSLLWSLPFLSSVFPLNCNETQYEWPMQNPKNCCKKCPPGFHYISRSQESCDIKCEPCKGERYMDSYNLETTCYVCDVCNKANFEKVSSCKPTTNTVCKCSVGYRCKDGPCTKCEPVPTTIKSTPPPSTTEATGFSSTTRTTIKPNNPIRDTQWYLVIIVLLCAGIALVVVTKIKPFLHWIRSNQGYFLPQKVVVVSPCAVDDDVSKPVQEVCGKCDHCIDLCIKD, from the exons ATGCTGCCGCTCTGTTATCTTACCGTCTCCTTGCTATGGagtcttcctttcctctcctctgtgtTCCCCCTCAACTGCAATGAGACTCAGTACGAATGGCCGATGCAAAATCCCAAGAACTGCTGCAAAAAGTGTCCACCAG GTTTTCACTATATTTCACGGTCGCAAGAATCTTGTGATATCAAGTGCGAGCCCTGCAAGGGTGAGCGATACATGGATAGCTACAACCTGGAAACGACCTGctatgtttgtgatgtttgcaATAAGG CTAACTTTGAGAAAGTGTCCAGCTGTAAACCAACCACCAACACTGTTTGCAAGTGTAGTGTTGGCTACAGATGCAAAGATGGACCCTGCACAAAGTGTGAGCCTGTCCCAACGACCATCAAATCCACCCCACCGCCATCAACTACAG AAGCTACTGGATTCTCCTCAACAACCAGAACAACTATTAAACCAAACAACCCAATCAGAG ATACACAGTGGTACCTGGTGATAATTGTCCTTCTGTGTGCTGGAATTGCACTGGTTGTAGTGACAAAAATCAAGCCATTTCTGCACTGGATCCGGTCCAACCAAG GTTATTTTCTGCCTCAAAAAGTTGTTGTAGTCTCTCCATGCGCCGTGGACGACGACGTGTCCAAGCCGGTCCAGGAGGTGTGCGGAAAATGTGACCACTGCATCGATTTATGTATAAAAGACTAG